Proteins encoded in a region of the Mycobacterium branderi genome:
- the yvcK gene encoding uridine diphosphate-N-acetylglucosamine-binding protein YvcK codes for MTPGTSPSIVALGGGHGLYATLSAARRLTPHVTAVVTVADDGGSSGRLRSELDVVPPGDLRMALAALASDSPHGRLWATVLQHRFGGSGALAGHPIGNLLLAGLSEMLADPVAALDELGRILGVKGRVLPMCPIALQIEADVSGLEVDPRMFRLIRGQVAIATTPGKVRRVRLLPANPPATRQAVDAIMAADLVVLGPGSWFTSVIPHVLVPGLAAALRATTARRALVLNLVAEPGETAGFSVERHLHVLAQHAPDFTVHDVIIDAERVPSERERDQLRRTAKLLDAEVRFADVSRPGTPLHDPGKLAAALDGVGVRDTGQAASPVTAPMPIEGERQQPGADGPRGDDAWQ; via the coding sequence ATGACCCCCGGAACAAGCCCCAGCATCGTCGCTCTGGGCGGTGGACACGGCCTGTACGCGACGCTGTCGGCAGCCCGGCGGCTGACCCCGCACGTCACCGCCGTCGTCACCGTCGCCGACGACGGCGGCTCCTCGGGCCGGCTGCGCAGCGAACTCGACGTCGTCCCGCCCGGTGATCTGCGAATGGCGTTGGCGGCGTTGGCTTCCGACAGTCCGCACGGGCGGCTGTGGGCGACCGTCCTGCAGCACCGGTTCGGCGGCAGCGGGGCGCTGGCCGGGCACCCGATCGGCAACCTGCTGCTGGCCGGCCTGTCCGAGATGCTGGCCGACCCGGTCGCCGCGCTCGACGAGCTGGGCCGCATCCTCGGCGTCAAAGGCCGGGTGCTGCCGATGTGCCCGATCGCGCTGCAGATCGAGGCCGACGTCTCCGGACTGGAGGTCGACCCGCGGATGTTCCGGCTCATCCGCGGTCAAGTGGCGATCGCGACCACGCCGGGCAAGGTGCGCCGGGTGCGGCTGCTGCCCGCCAACCCGCCGGCCACCCGGCAGGCCGTCGACGCGATCATGGCCGCCGACCTGGTGGTGTTGGGGCCCGGATCCTGGTTCACCAGTGTGATTCCGCATGTGCTGGTACCGGGGTTGGCCGCCGCGCTGCGGGCGACCACGGCCCGGCGTGCGCTGGTGCTCAACCTGGTCGCCGAGCCGGGGGAGACGGCCGGGTTCTCGGTGGAACGTCACCTGCACGTGCTCGCGCAGCACGCACCGGATTTCACCGTGCACGACGTCATCATCGACGCCGAGCGGGTGCCCAGTGAGCGCGAGCGCGACCAGCTGAGGCGCACCGCGAAGCTGCTGGACGCCGAGGTTCGGTTCGCCGACGTGTCGCGGCCTGGTACACCTTTACATGACCCGGGCAAGCTGGCCGCGGCGCTGGACGGGGTGGGTGTGCGCGACACTGGTCAGGCAGCGTCCCCGGTGACAGCCCCGATGCCGATTGAAGGTGAACGTCAGCAACCCGGCGCAGACGGACCGAGAGGTGACGACGCGTGGCAATGA
- the rapZ gene encoding RNase adapter RapZ: MTSRSQAENSSSSTESGIDVVLVTGLSGAGRGTAAKVLEDLGWYVADNLPPQLISRMVDFGLAAGSRITQLAVVMDVRSRGFTGDLDWVRNDLATRNITPRVLFMEASDDMLVRRYEQNRRSHPLQGEQTLAEGIAAEREMLAPVRATADLIIDTSTLSVRGLRESIERAFGGETVAHTSVTVESFGYKYGLPMDADMVMDVRFLPNPHWVDELRPHTGQHPLVRDYVLGQSGAAEFLDTYHRLLSLVVDGYRREGKRYMTVAIGCTGGKHRSVAIAEALARLLEPDKQLSVRVLHRDLGRE; encoded by the coding sequence ATGACCAGCCGCAGCCAAGCCGAAAACTCTTCGAGCTCAACCGAATCCGGCATAGACGTGGTGCTGGTGACGGGGTTGTCCGGGGCTGGGCGCGGTACCGCGGCCAAGGTGCTCGAGGACCTCGGCTGGTATGTCGCCGACAACCTGCCGCCGCAGCTGATCAGCCGGATGGTGGACTTCGGTCTGGCGGCGGGCTCGCGAATCACCCAGCTGGCGGTGGTGATGGACGTGCGCTCGCGCGGGTTCACCGGTGATTTGGACTGGGTCCGCAACGACTTGGCCACTCGCAACATCACCCCCCGGGTGCTGTTCATGGAGGCCTCCGACGACATGCTGGTGCGCCGCTACGAGCAGAATCGCCGCAGCCACCCGCTGCAGGGCGAGCAGACACTGGCCGAAGGTATCGCCGCGGAACGGGAGATGCTGGCGCCGGTCCGCGCCACGGCGGACCTGATCATCGACACGTCCACGCTGTCGGTGCGGGGCCTGCGGGAGAGCATCGAACGCGCCTTCGGCGGCGAGACCGTCGCGCATACCAGCGTCACCGTCGAATCGTTCGGCTACAAATACGGCCTGCCGATGGACGCCGACATGGTGATGGACGTGCGATTCCTGCCCAACCCGCACTGGGTCGACGAACTGCGGCCGCATACCGGCCAACATCCGCTGGTTCGTGACTACGTGCTCGGCCAGAGCGGCGCGGCAGAGTTCCTCGACACCTACCATCGATTGCTGTCCCTGGTTGTCGACGGCTATCGCAGGGAGGGGAAGCGCTATATGACCGTCGCCATCGGTTGCACCGGCGGCAAGCATCGCAGTGTGGCCATCGCCGAAGCGCTGGCGCGCTTGCTGGAGCCCGATAAGCAACTGTCGGTGCGGGTGCTGCACCGGGATCTGGGCCGCGAATGA